A single genomic interval of Fructobacillus americanaquae harbors:
- the uvrB gene encoding excinuclease ABC subunit UvrB has translation MITPQKDQSFEVVSKYQPTGDQPKAIDKLVKGLKNGVKEQILLGATGTGKTFTISNVIAQNNKPTLVLSHNKTLAGQLYSELKEFFPHNAVEYFVSYYDYYQPEAYVPSSDTFIEKDSAINDEIDQLRNSATASLFERNDTIVVASVSSIFGLGDPHQYQNHVISLRVGNEYGRNQLMRDLVDIQFTRNDIDFQRGTFRVRGDVIEIFPASQDELAMRVEFFGDEIDRIRQISALTGQVVSERDHVAIFPAKHFMTDDERMKAALIGIRQEMEDQVKKFEKAGKLLEAQRIKQRTEYDLAMLNEMGFTSGIENYSRWMDGRKEGEPPFTLLDFFPDDFLLVVDESHVTMPQVRGMYNGDRARKQTLVDYGFRLPSALDNRPLQLPEFEKHVNQIIYMSATPGDYELSRVPKRDIVEQIIRPTGLLDPEIEVRPVMGQIDDLVGEINLRVERNERVFITTLTKRMSEDLTDYLKDVGIKVAYLHSDIKTLERTAIIRDLRLGKYDVLVGINLLREGIDVPETSLVAILDADKEGFLRNPRSLIQTIGRAARNANGHVIMYADKVTRAMQEAMDETARRRDIQMAYNKEHGITPQTIKKEIRDLISASKAAEEVEDVDLTQVDFADLPKSDQTEILENLTSQMKAAAKGLDFETAAKIRDNIMKLRKRAGR, from the coding sequence TTGATTACACCGCAAAAAGATCAAAGCTTTGAAGTCGTTTCAAAGTACCAACCGACTGGTGATCAGCCGAAAGCGATTGATAAACTCGTGAAGGGTTTAAAAAATGGCGTCAAGGAGCAAATTTTGCTCGGGGCAACGGGAACTGGGAAAACATTTACAATTTCCAATGTGATTGCTCAAAACAATAAGCCCACCTTGGTCCTGTCACACAACAAGACCCTGGCTGGTCAGCTCTATTCAGAATTAAAGGAATTCTTCCCACATAATGCGGTTGAATACTTTGTTTCTTATTATGATTACTACCAGCCAGAGGCTTATGTCCCTTCTTCAGATACCTTTATTGAGAAGGATTCCGCGATTAATGACGAAATTGACCAATTGCGCAATTCGGCAACGGCTTCACTTTTTGAGCGTAATGATACGATTGTTGTTGCTTCAGTCTCGTCAATCTTTGGTTTGGGTGACCCGCACCAGTACCAAAACCACGTGATTTCCTTGCGGGTCGGTAACGAATATGGTCGCAATCAATTGATGCGCGACCTGGTTGACATTCAATTTACCCGAAACGATATTGACTTTCAGCGTGGAACTTTCCGGGTGCGCGGCGATGTGATTGAAATTTTCCCGGCCTCCCAGGATGAGCTGGCCATGCGAGTTGAGTTCTTTGGCGATGAAATTGACCGCATTCGACAAATCTCAGCCTTGACGGGTCAAGTTGTTTCTGAACGCGACCATGTGGCGATTTTTCCGGCTAAACACTTTATGACTGATGATGAACGGATGAAGGCAGCCCTGATTGGTATTCGCCAGGAAATGGAAGACCAGGTCAAGAAATTTGAAAAAGCAGGAAAACTTCTTGAAGCCCAAAGGATTAAGCAACGAACCGAATATGACCTCGCCATGTTGAATGAAATGGGCTTTACTTCTGGAATTGAAAATTATTCGCGCTGGATGGACGGACGCAAAGAAGGGGAACCACCATTTACCCTTCTTGACTTCTTTCCCGATGATTTTTTGCTTGTTGTCGATGAAAGTCACGTGACGATGCCACAGGTGCGCGGAATGTACAATGGTGACCGTGCTCGAAAGCAAACTTTGGTTGATTATGGTTTCCGTCTCCCTTCAGCATTAGATAACCGTCCTCTGCAATTACCAGAGTTTGAAAAACATGTTAATCAAATCATTTATATGTCGGCCACGCCAGGTGATTACGAACTTTCTCGGGTACCCAAACGTGACATTGTTGAGCAAATTATCCGGCCAACCGGCTTGCTCGATCCGGAGATTGAAGTCCGCCCAGTGATGGGGCAGATCGACGACTTAGTCGGTGAAATTAACCTGCGGGTAGAACGCAATGAGCGCGTCTTTATTACAACGCTGACAAAGCGGATGTCAGAGGATTTGACGGACTATTTGAAGGACGTTGGTATTAAAGTAGCTTACCTGCATTCCGATATTAAGACGCTTGAACGAACGGCCATTATCCGTGATTTGCGTTTGGGAAAGTACGATGTGCTCGTCGGTATTAACTTGTTACGTGAAGGAATTGATGTCCCCGAAACCTCTTTGGTAGCCATTTTGGATGCTGATAAAGAAGGTTTCTTGCGTAATCCTCGCTCGTTGATTCAAACAATTGGTCGGGCTGCACGAAATGCAAACGGCCACGTGATTATGTATGCCGATAAGGTGACAAGGGCGATGCAGGAGGCGATGGATGAAACGGCTCGTCGTCGTGACATTCAGATGGCTTATAACAAGGAACATGGCATCACGCCACAAACAATTAAAAAAGAAATTCGCGACTTAATTAGTGCAAGCAAGGCGGCTGAAGAAGTTGAAGACGTTGACTTGACCCAAGTTGACTTTGCTGATTTGCCAAAGTCAGACCAGACTGAAATTTTGGAAAACCTAACTAGCCAAATGAAGGCTGCAGCCAAGGGCTTAGACTTTGAGACTGCTGCTAAAATTCGCGATAATATTATGAAATTGAGGAAACGGGCCGGCCGGTAA
- the uvrA gene encoding excinuclease ABC subunit UvrA encodes MAKDKIEIRGARAHNLKNIDVDIPKESLTVVTGLSGSGKSSLAFDTLYAEGQRRYVESLSAYARQFLGQMDKPDVDSIDGLSPAISIDQKTTSNNPRSTVGTVTEISDYFRLLFARVGKPDDPKDGTKILHSIDQMVEYAQKALPEGTRLQVFAPIIKHKKGTHEKAFAQMQKQGYLRARIDGEIVELDTVDDLALERNRFHDIDVLVDRIVLRADARSRLFDSIEAATNLAGGLVVLEPVGRGDEEVPAPLRFSDHYLGDLKDFKVGRLEPRLFSFNAPMGACPVCQGLGATQEVDLDLVVPDDTLTLKQGALAPWNPISSNYYPALLEQFCEQFGIDQNVPFMDLSKKDQDLILYGSGEKEFHFHFQNDFGGVRDADQVFEGVMNNVSRRYKETNSDFTRDQMAQYMTRLTCPACHGYRLNPAALSIKVGGRNIGDVTNLPVDEELAYFANLTFGPQDQEIAQPILKEIQDRLGFLRSVGLDYLTLSRSAATLSGGESQRIRLATQIGSNLSGVLYVLDEPSIGLHQRDNDKLLASMKSMRDLGNTLVVVEHDEDTMEAADYLIDVGPGAGSLGGQIMAAGTPTEVMQNPKSLTGQYLSGKRYIPVPKSRRKGNGAEIVIRGAKENNLKNITAKFPLGKFVAVTGVSGSGKSTLVNTILKRVLKQKLNKNSNKPGAYRSVEGIENLEQVVDIDQSPIGRTPRSNPATYTGVFDDIRELFAQTNEAKLRGYSKGRFSFNTKGGRCENCRGDGVIKIEMNFLPDVYVACEVCGGTRYNSETLEVTYKDKTISQVLDMTAKEALDFFAPIPKIARRLQTINDVGLGYVKLGQSATTLSGGEAQRMKLASELHRRTNGKTIYILDEPTTGLHTDDIARLLTVLNRLVDAGNTVVVIEHNLDVIKSADWLIDLGPEGGAGGGKILVTGTPEKVAKNTESYTAKYLKKIMDRDIAREKRDEKSVQP; translated from the coding sequence ATGGCGAAAGATAAAATTGAAATTCGCGGGGCTCGTGCCCATAACTTAAAAAATATTGATGTTGATATTCCCAAGGAATCCCTCACGGTTGTGACTGGCCTATCGGGATCAGGAAAGTCCTCTCTAGCTTTTGATACCCTCTATGCCGAGGGGCAACGACGCTACGTGGAATCATTGTCCGCCTACGCCCGGCAATTTTTGGGACAGATGGATAAGCCTGATGTTGACTCGATTGACGGCCTCTCACCGGCCATTTCCATTGATCAAAAGACAACTTCGAATAATCCACGGTCAACGGTTGGGACAGTAACCGAGATTTCGGATTACTTCCGCCTGTTGTTTGCTCGAGTAGGGAAACCTGACGATCCAAAGGATGGGACGAAAATTCTCCATTCGATCGATCAAATGGTCGAATACGCTCAAAAAGCGTTACCTGAGGGGACCCGTCTGCAGGTTTTTGCACCGATTATTAAACACAAGAAGGGCACCCATGAAAAGGCCTTTGCTCAGATGCAAAAGCAGGGTTATTTACGGGCTCGCATTGATGGTGAAATTGTCGAACTTGATACAGTTGATGACCTTGCTTTGGAACGCAACCGCTTCCATGATATTGATGTTTTGGTGGATCGAATTGTGTTGCGGGCTGATGCTCGGTCGCGCCTTTTTGATTCAATTGAAGCAGCGACGAACCTAGCGGGGGGATTAGTCGTTTTGGAACCAGTTGGCCGTGGTGATGAGGAGGTTCCCGCGCCATTGAGGTTCTCAGACCACTATTTGGGTGACCTGAAAGATTTTAAGGTTGGCCGGTTGGAACCGCGACTCTTTTCTTTCAACGCACCAATGGGAGCTTGCCCAGTTTGTCAGGGACTGGGGGCAACCCAGGAGGTTGATTTAGACCTCGTTGTGCCTGATGATACCTTGACGCTGAAACAGGGCGCTCTGGCGCCTTGGAACCCAATTTCTTCCAATTACTATCCTGCATTGTTGGAACAGTTCTGTGAACAATTTGGAATTGACCAAAATGTGCCCTTCATGGACTTATCAAAGAAGGACCAAGACCTGATTTTATATGGTTCGGGTGAAAAAGAATTCCATTTCCATTTTCAAAACGATTTTGGTGGCGTTCGTGATGCTGATCAGGTTTTCGAAGGGGTGATGAATAACGTTTCCCGGCGGTATAAGGAAACCAACTCTGACTTTACTCGTGACCAAATGGCCCAGTACATGACGCGATTAACCTGTCCAGCATGTCATGGATACCGGTTAAATCCGGCGGCCTTGTCGATTAAGGTTGGGGGTCGCAATATTGGTGATGTCACTAATTTGCCAGTTGATGAAGAGCTAGCATACTTTGCTAATTTAACCTTTGGCCCCCAGGACCAGGAAATTGCTCAACCAATTTTAAAAGAAATTCAAGATCGACTTGGCTTTTTGCGGTCGGTTGGCCTTGATTATTTGACGCTATCTCGTTCTGCAGCGACATTGTCTGGTGGTGAATCTCAGCGAATTCGTTTAGCAACACAAATTGGATCCAACCTATCTGGGGTTCTTTATGTTTTGGATGAGCCATCGATTGGTTTGCACCAGCGCGATAATGACAAGCTCTTAGCATCAATGAAGTCAATGCGTGATTTGGGCAATACGTTGGTTGTCGTGGAACACGACGAGGATACCATGGAGGCGGCCGACTACCTCATTGATGTCGGCCCTGGTGCTGGGTCACTTGGTGGCCAAATTATGGCTGCTGGAACACCGACCGAGGTCATGCAGAATCCAAAATCTTTGACGGGTCAGTACCTTTCGGGGAAGCGGTATATTCCAGTACCAAAGTCTCGTCGGAAGGGTAATGGAGCAGAAATTGTCATTCGAGGAGCAAAGGAAAATAACCTGAAAAACATTACGGCGAAGTTCCCACTGGGCAAGTTTGTGGCCGTAACGGGGGTTTCTGGATCGGGCAAGTCGACACTCGTCAATACCATTTTAAAACGGGTTTTGAAGCAAAAACTCAACAAGAATTCAAATAAGCCTGGTGCTTACCGCTCGGTTGAAGGAATTGAAAACCTCGAACAAGTAGTTGATATCGACCAATCGCCAATCGGTCGAACGCCACGGTCAAACCCTGCCACTTATACAGGTGTTTTTGACGATATTCGCGAGTTGTTTGCCCAGACAAATGAGGCTAAACTCCGTGGCTATTCTAAGGGACGGTTTTCTTTTAATACGAAGGGTGGCCGTTGTGAAAACTGTCGTGGTGATGGAGTCATCAAGATTGAGATGAACTTTTTACCTGATGTTTACGTAGCCTGTGAGGTCTGTGGTGGTACTCGTTACAATTCTGAAACCTTGGAAGTTACTTATAAGGATAAGACGATTTCTCAAGTTTTGGATATGACCGCTAAGGAAGCCCTCGATTTCTTTGCACCAATTCCAAAAATTGCGCGCCGTTTGCAAACAATTAATGATGTTGGTTTGGGCTATGTAAAATTAGGTCAGTCCGCAACAACCCTATCAGGTGGTGAGGCGCAGCGAATGAAGCTGGCTTCCGAATTACACCGAAGGACAAACGGGAAGACGATTTATATCTTAGATGAACCAACAACTGGCTTGCATACCGATGACATTGCTCGATTGCTAACGGTTTTGAACCGTTTGGTTGATGCCGGCAATACGGTCGTTGTTATCGAGCACAACTTGGACGTAATAAAATCAGCTGACTGGTTGATTGATTTGGGTCCAGAGGGCGGTGCCGGTGGTGGTAAGATTCTGGTCACTGGGACACCGGAAAAGGTTGCGAAAAATACCGAATCTTATACGGCAAAGTATTTGAAAAAAATTATGGACCGGGATATTGCCCGTGAAAAGCGTGATGAAAAATCAGTGCAGCCCTAA
- a CDS encoding glycosyltransferase has product MKVLLYFENQKLIAKSGIGRAMRLQQEALAPIANVEVTTDPKCTDYDILHINTYGVKSMYMVKKAHKMGKKVVYHAHSTYEDFRNSFFASNLIAPLYKKYLVALYGQADALITPTPYSKSLLKNYGLTQPIYAISNGIRLSKYANDPQKIQAYKDYFRIQPGQKVVMSVGLFFERKGIFDFVELAKRHPEITFIWFGHTNPAILPRKIRRVVFGGEHPKNLIFPGYLSGDVILGAFAGADLFLYPSYEETEGIVVLEALASKQRLLVRDIPVYDSWLKDGVNSYKAEDLDDFDRQMVAILAGEKSDLTQAGFQVAQEKDLNRVGEILAEVYQAVLDNRALSLNPDQDEALMPAWSTNRS; this is encoded by the coding sequence TTGAAGGTTCTGTTATATTTTGAAAACCAAAAATTGATTGCCAAATCAGGAATTGGTCGAGCAATGCGCTTGCAACAAGAAGCGCTAGCACCAATTGCTAATGTGGAGGTAACGACTGACCCCAAGTGTACAGACTATGATATTTTGCATATCAACACTTATGGCGTGAAATCGATGTATATGGTCAAAAAGGCCCACAAGATGGGGAAAAAGGTGGTTTACCACGCTCATTCGACTTATGAAGACTTTCGTAATTCATTTTTTGCCTCAAATTTGATTGCACCCTTGTATAAAAAGTACTTGGTAGCCCTCTATGGTCAAGCCGATGCTTTGATTACGCCAACGCCGTATTCAAAATCACTTTTGAAAAATTACGGTCTCACACAGCCAATTTATGCTATTTCAAATGGGATTCGTTTGAGTAAATATGCAAACGATCCACAAAAAATTCAGGCCTACAAGGATTATTTCCGTATTCAACCAGGACAAAAGGTTGTGATGTCTGTTGGTCTATTCTTTGAGCGTAAGGGGATTTTTGACTTTGTTGAATTAGCCAAGCGGCACCCAGAAATTACCTTTATTTGGTTTGGTCATACCAACCCCGCCATCTTGCCACGCAAAATTCGCCGGGTTGTCTTTGGTGGCGAACATCCCAAAAACCTCATTTTCCCGGGTTATTTATCTGGCGATGTGATTTTAGGGGCCTTTGCTGGGGCTGATTTGTTTTTGTATCCATCTTATGAAGAGACAGAGGGAATTGTTGTCTTAGAAGCCTTGGCCTCTAAGCAGCGTCTCTTGGTTCGTGATATTCCAGTTTATGATTCTTGGCTGAAAGACGGCGTTAACAGCTATAAGGCAGAAGACTTAGACGACTTTGACCGTCAAATGGTCGCAATTTTAGCCGGTGAAAAATCTGATTTGACGCAGGCTGGCTTCCAAGTTGCACAAGAAAAAGATTTAAACCGAGTTGGCGAAATTCTTGCTGAGGTTTATCAAGCAGTTTTAGATAATCGCGCCTTGTCACTTAACCCTGACCAGGACGAGGCGCTTATGCCAGCTTGGTCGACGAATCGGTCTTAG
- a CDS encoding LTA synthase family protein: MKNTKDFWTSISGFFVLNLFFVWLKTYINYHINFSLGAQGPIQDFLLFLNPIPTAIILLGIALYFRGKVAYILAWVMNLIQTLWLFANILYYREFSDFLSFGIMGSGSSTGNNLGKSIAAIIRPTDFLVYVDLIVMAVLLLFKFWPIDKQAIQKRYAILTTILGIVLMLVDFGVASVDRSGLLTRSFDNNYIVKYLGLNEYAAFNAWQTNNQTKSRKEASAADLQKVQDFLKQNSVPANISYTGTEKGKNVFVIHLESFQQFLIDYKVDGREVTPNLNAFYHDQNTLSFDNFYNQVGQGKTSDAEMMQENSLYGLSTGSAMTKYGSSNTFEATPAILGQQGYTSAAFHGDVPTFWNRNNTYKSFGYNYFFSKNFYKDSDKPSYNVGYGMKDKIFLKDTAQYIEQLPQPFYAKLITVTNHYPYEIDKEDTDFPATKTGDTTVDGYVQTAHYLDQAFGELMAYLKQAGLYDNSVFVLYGDHYGISENHKPAIAKLLGKTSVSDYDLAQFQKVPFMIHATGLQGGINDTYGGEIDMMPTLMNLLGVSTEGMTMFGHDLLSTQNPQIVAFRDGDWTTPTYTKYKNQYFDSKTGQKLSIDNNPALKATAQRVQSYVDESLSNSDKVITGDLLRFDKNRWNFHQIDKKSYDYTKANTLKALKASQSSSPTSILALRNGQSTVADYKTDAPELK; encoded by the coding sequence ATGAAGAATACTAAGGACTTTTGGACTAGTATTAGTGGTTTTTTTGTTTTGAACCTTTTTTTTGTGTGGTTAAAGACTTATATTAATTACCACATCAATTTTTCTTTGGGTGCCCAAGGACCAATTCAGGATTTCTTGCTGTTCTTGAATCCAATCCCAACGGCCATTATTTTGCTCGGGATTGCACTCTATTTTCGCGGGAAAGTGGCTTATATTCTAGCCTGGGTGATGAACTTAATTCAGACCCTTTGGCTCTTTGCTAATATCCTTTATTACCGTGAGTTTTCTGATTTCTTATCCTTTGGGATTATGGGATCTGGTTCATCAACGGGAAATAACCTGGGCAAGTCAATTGCAGCCATTATTCGCCCAACGGATTTCTTAGTCTATGTTGACTTGATTGTGATGGCCGTCCTCTTACTCTTTAAGTTTTGGCCGATTGATAAGCAAGCGATTCAAAAACGTTATGCGATTTTGACAACTATTTTAGGAATTGTCTTGATGTTGGTCGATTTCGGTGTAGCTTCGGTTGACCGATCGGGCCTGTTGACGCGCTCATTTGATAACAACTATATTGTCAAGTACTTAGGCTTAAATGAATACGCTGCCTTTAATGCCTGGCAGACCAATAATCAAACGAAATCTCGTAAAGAAGCCAGTGCCGCTGATTTACAAAAGGTTCAAGATTTCTTGAAGCAAAATTCAGTGCCGGCCAATATTTCATACACCGGAACCGAAAAGGGGAAGAATGTCTTCGTCATTCACCTTGAGTCTTTCCAGCAATTTTTGATTGATTACAAGGTTGATGGTCGCGAAGTAACACCAAACTTAAACGCCTTCTACCACGATCAAAATACCCTTTCGTTTGATAACTTCTACAACCAAGTTGGACAAGGAAAGACATCTGATGCTGAAATGATGCAGGAAAATTCCTTGTACGGACTTTCAACCGGATCAGCAATGACCAAGTACGGTTCCAGCAATACCTTTGAGGCGACACCGGCCATCCTAGGCCAACAGGGCTACACTTCTGCCGCCTTTCATGGTGATGTGCCAACCTTCTGGAACCGAAATAATACTTATAAGTCCTTTGGCTATAATTATTTCTTCTCAAAGAACTTCTATAAGGATAGCGATAAGCCAAGTTATAATGTTGGTTATGGAATGAAGGATAAGATTTTCTTGAAGGATACTGCTCAATATATCGAACAGTTACCACAGCCATTCTATGCCAAGTTAATTACGGTGACGAACCACTACCCATATGAAATTGATAAGGAAGATACTGATTTCCCAGCTACAAAGACTGGTGATACTACAGTTGATGGTTATGTTCAAACAGCGCACTATCTTGATCAGGCGTTCGGTGAACTGATGGCTTATCTCAAGCAGGCTGGCTTGTACGATAACTCTGTCTTTGTTTTGTACGGTGACCATTATGGTATTTCTGAAAATCATAAGCCTGCCATTGCGAAATTATTGGGTAAGACTTCTGTTAGCGATTACGACTTGGCCCAATTCCAAAAGGTGCCATTCATGATTCATGCAACTGGCTTGCAGGGTGGAATCAACGATACCTACGGTGGTGAAATCGATATGATGCCAACTTTGATGAACCTTTTGGGGGTTTCAACAGAAGGGATGACCATGTTCGGTCACGATTTGTTGTCAACTCAAAATCCACAAATTGTTGCTTTCCGTGATGGTGATTGGACGACACCAACTTATACAAAGTATAAGAACCAGTACTTCGATAGTAAGACTGGTCAGAAATTGTCAATCGATAATAATCCAGCGTTAAAGGCAACGGCGCAGCGAGTGCAATCATACGTTGATGAATCGCTATCAAATTCGGATAAGGTAATTACAGGTGATTTGCTTCGCTTTGATAAGAACCGTTGGAATTTCCACCAAATTGATAAAAAATCGTACGACTATACGAAGGCCAATACCTTGAAAGCATTGAAGGCGAGCCAGTCGTCGAGTCCAACTTCGATTTTAGCCTTACGTAACGGCCAATCGACTGTAGCAGATTATAAGACTGATGCACCAGAGTTGAAATAA
- a CDS encoding DUF1797 family protein yields the protein MDELASKSVLTTILNRLFAMEKSTDQRFQVRRFDSYGLEVLKVTLDQEDKVWTIEEHRRNKQYKFDDVDLVAIEIYDVLFDIQHTF from the coding sequence ATGGATGAATTAGCCAGTAAAAGTGTTTTAACAACGATATTAAACCGGCTCTTTGCCATGGAAAAATCAACGGACCAGCGTTTTCAAGTTCGACGTTTTGATTCTTACGGCTTAGAGGTTTTAAAGGTAACCCTTGATCAAGAAGACAAGGTTTGGACAATCGAAGAACACCGGCGCAATAAGCAATATAAATTTGATGATGTTGATTTGGTTGCCATCGAGATTTACGATGTCCTCTTCGATATTCAACATACCTTTTAA
- a CDS encoding thymidylate synthase, which translates to MSQNEQTYLDMAAKILNEGHYKDDRTGTGTYSIFGTQMRFDLQEGFPLLTTKKVFFKLIKSELLWFLRGDNNIRFLLQNNNHIWDEWAFKNWIESDEYSGPDMTDFGLRSQTDSQFNALYQEQKDIFVDKILNDDDFMEKYGYIGEVYGKLWRSWASVLPEGGTTDQVSNLIDQIKNNPNSRRLILSAWNAETTPQAPLPSCHVLSQYYVSDGKLSAQLYQRSGDFFLGVPFNIASYSLLIHMIAAQTGLEVGDFVHTIGDTHIYKNHIDQVKEQISRPMHPLPKLWLNPEVKSIFDYTMDDIKILDYESEPAIRGAVAV; encoded by the coding sequence ATGAGTCAAAACGAACAAACATACCTCGATATGGCGGCTAAAATTTTAAACGAAGGCCACTACAAGGATGATCGAACTGGGACCGGAACCTATTCAATCTTTGGAACACAGATGCGCTTTGACCTCCAGGAAGGATTTCCTCTTTTAACCACTAAAAAAGTTTTCTTCAAGCTGATCAAATCAGAATTGCTCTGGTTCTTGCGCGGTGATAATAACATCCGCTTCTTGTTGCAAAACAATAACCATATCTGGGACGAATGGGCCTTTAAAAACTGGATTGAGTCTGACGAGTACAGCGGACCGGACATGACTGATTTTGGCTTGCGGTCACAAACCGATTCCCAGTTCAATGCTCTCTACCAGGAACAAAAGGACATCTTCGTCGACAAAATCTTAAACGATGATGATTTTATGGAAAAGTACGGTTATATCGGTGAAGTTTACGGTAAGCTCTGGCGGTCATGGGCTTCAGTTTTGCCCGAAGGTGGTACCACAGACCAAGTCAGCAACTTAATCGACCAAATCAAGAACAATCCGAACTCTCGGCGTTTAATTTTGTCTGCCTGGAATGCAGAAACAACTCCCCAGGCACCATTACCTTCCTGCCATGTCTTATCCCAGTACTACGTCAGCGATGGTAAGCTCTCCGCACAACTTTACCAACGCTCAGGTGACTTTTTCTTAGGCGTTCCCTTCAATATCGCTTCTTACTCGCTGTTGATTCACATGATTGCTGCTCAAACTGGTCTGGAAGTTGGTGACTTCGTCCACACCATCGGCGACACACATATCTACAAGAACCACATCGACCAAGTCAAAGAACAAATTAGTCGACCAATGCATCCATTGCCAAAGCTTTGGCTGAACCCTGAGGTCAAGTCAATCTTTGATTACACCATGGATGATATTAAAATTTTGGATTATGAATCAGAACCGGCTATCCGTGGTGCGGTTGCGGTTTAA
- a CDS encoding lysylphosphatidylglycerol synthase transmembrane domain-containing protein: protein MGALKSKKNQLSALLVLVLTGLTVYYLTRELSGREKQLEAALKVLDWHFLVLALLTMMLSLLLEALATRSLLSSVDRKNTSWGTLIRVPLLNQLGTGLTPFASGGQPAQLYALTRGKIEGSRALSVTLMKFLVYQIVVVLFFIVGYVAADSFIYKNVDPAFATFIPFAIAIHAVVIIGLLLIMFWPQLSLKVVEWFGRGARKFMSASRVKKLVDTTEDKVNNFHQESKRVARSAKSLLVATLWTALQLIAFYLVPYFVIRAFGYASVNPWLILTMNIMIVMVISLFPIPGGVGGAELSFQLLFTPFVKNPATLVLVILIWRIITYYFCLFAGILAYVIPNKEQRLAKKQRG, encoded by the coding sequence ATGGGTGCTTTAAAATCCAAAAAAAACCAATTATCGGCCTTGCTTGTCCTCGTGCTAACAGGTCTAACCGTCTATTATTTGACGCGGGAATTAAGTGGCCGTGAAAAGCAATTAGAGGCTGCGCTGAAAGTCTTAGACTGGCATTTTCTTGTGCTTGCATTGTTGACGATGATGCTGTCGTTGCTGCTAGAGGCATTGGCTACTAGATCTCTGCTGAGTTCTGTTGACCGAAAGAATACGAGTTGGGGAACGTTGATTCGTGTTCCGTTGTTGAATCAACTAGGGACGGGTCTGACGCCTTTTGCTTCCGGGGGACAGCCAGCACAACTATATGCGTTAACTCGAGGAAAAATTGAAGGTAGCCGCGCTTTATCTGTGACTTTGATGAAATTTTTGGTTTATCAAATTGTGGTCGTTTTGTTCTTTATCGTCGGCTATGTAGCCGCTGATTCTTTCATCTACAAAAATGTTGATCCAGCCTTTGCGACTTTCATTCCTTTTGCTATCGCTATTCACGCCGTCGTGATTATCGGTCTGCTGTTGATCATGTTTTGGCCACAGCTGTCTTTGAAGGTTGTTGAGTGGTTTGGCCGTGGCGCGCGAAAGTTTATGAGTGCCAGTCGAGTTAAAAAATTAGTTGACACGACGGAAGATAAGGTCAATAATTTCCATCAGGAGTCAAAACGTGTGGCCCGCTCGGCTAAGTCACTCCTGGTAGCAACCCTGTGGACTGCTCTGCAATTAATTGCCTTTTACCTGGTGCCCTATTTTGTTATCCGGGCCTTTGGCTATGCCTCCGTGAACCCCTGGCTGATTTTAACAATGAACATTATGATCGTGATGGTTATTTCGTTGTTTCCAATTCCAGGTGGTGTTGGGGGGGCGGAGCTGTCCTTTCAACTTCTCTTTACGCCTTTTGTTAAGAACCCAGCAACGCTAGTCTTGGTTATCTTAATTTGGCGCATCATTACTTATTACTTCTGTCTCTTTGCTGGTATTTTAGCCTATGTAATTCCTAATAAGGAGCAGCGGTTGGCAAAGAAACAAAGGGGGTAA